A stretch of DNA from bacterium:
GAGCACCTCCCCCGCCTGCGGCGCTGCGTCGTGGTTGCGGACGAGCAGGTCGGGGTGGTCGAGCAGGTAGCGCACATAGTCCAACCGCTGCCCGGTGTCGGCCAGGGGAATGCCCACCACGTGCGCCGCGCCGCCCTGGGCGTACAGGTCGTCGGACACCTGCGACAGGGCCTCAGTGAGCAGGAAGACGAAGCTGTTGCGGCGCAGCAGGCGCGGGTCCTGCGCCCAGCGGCGTAGCGTCGTCGCCAACCGCCGCTCCTCGAAGTTCATCATCGGGATGTCTTCGCGCGGGGCCAGCTTGTCGGCGTAGTCAATGATGACAGCCGCGCCATCGCGGGAGAAGAGGAACTCCTCGAGGATGGGGATGGCGACCTCGGGGCGGAAGGCCTGGGCCGGCTCGGGCACGTCCGAGAAGCGCAGCCGCATGACTTCCAGCACGGCCTTGAACTTGCGCTCGTCCTCCGGGCCGGGGAAGGTGATGCCCGAGGCGATGTCATAGTAGACGGCGTGCTTGTCCCCGCAGAAGGCGTGGTGCAGGAAGACCGGGAGGGGCAGGTAGGCGCCCTCGTAGGGGTACACGTCGCGGACGCCGTGCAGCAGGAACACCGAGGCGGCGCCGGAGGTGAAGGTCTGGCGTATCTCTTCGGCCCAGGGGGGCAGGTCGCTCATGGTTGGCCTCGCGTGGGCGGGTTCGTCCCCGAACCCGCAGTGGTCGCGGTGAGGCATGGGCGCGGGTTCGCGGACGAACCCGCCTACTCGGTGACGATGATCGGGCGCTCCGGCGCCAGCGGGTCCGTGCGCACCTCGAACGAGAACAGATACGGGTAGTAGCGCTGCAGATGCAGCAGGTACTGGAGCCACTGTCGCAGCAGCCGTCCGTAGGCCCGCTCGGTGTCTCCGGTCAGATGGGCCAGATCCGACGGCGGCGAGGCCCCCAGGTCCGACCGCGCCGCCAGTTCCTCCTCCAGGTGCTGGATCGCCCACAACGCGTCCGCGAACTCCTCATGCTCCAGCAGCACCGGGTTAGCCAGCAGCTGCAGCAGCAGCGGCTCGTGCTGGCGGAGCAGGTCCCGCAGCATCTGCAGGTCGGCGACCGTCACCCGCAACTCCGGGCGGTGCGCTGCAGCGGCCCGGACGGCGGCCCGCAGGTCGGTCTCCGAGGTCTTCATGTGCAGGCACGGGGCGCAGGCCAGGCTGTCCCCCTGGAGCATCGGCCGGCACTGCGCCAGCAGCGTGCGGCCCAGGTCGGAGAAGAACACGCCGATGACCATGTTCATCTTGTGCCGGCGCGACGCCACCTCGCGTGCGGCCAACATGCGGTCCACGATGATGGTGACGAACAGCACCTCCAGCGGCAGGAAGGCGATGTCGCCCAGAAGGTAGATGGCGATGTGGTGGGCATCGCCGAAGATGAGGTAGTGGACGAAGTGCAGCACTGCCGCGGCGAGCAGCAGTATGGACGACAGGATGAGGATCTCACGCCTGGTCATGGCGGCGCTCCTGGGCTAGTCAACGTAGCGGGTGCCTGCGCCGCCGAGCGTCCTGCGGACGCAAGCCGCAAGGACAAGAAGGGTAGCCTCGCGTCCCGGGCGCTGAAGCGCCCGGCGGTGGGGCGCGACTACGTCGCGCCGGGCATCCTGCGGACGCCAACGGCCACGGCTGCGACCACGACCACGGCTACGGCTACGACCACGGCCACGGCTACGGCTACGGCTGTGACCATATCAGCGAGGGCGGCAGCCGTTCCGTCCGCAGGACGGTTGGCGGTGCGCAGCACCGCCCCTCAGCCCGGCGCTTCAGCGCCGGGGAACAGACCGCCCCCTCACTCCTCCAGGCCGGGCCGCGGCGTCCGCAGGACGCTCGGCCGCAGGCCCCGCCTCACGCGCATGGTCACTTCGTCTTCTGCACCGACAACGCCGCCGCCGGGTCGAGCGAGCAGAAGCCACTGAGCGGGTCGCCCAGCTTGACCCATACATCATCCACGATGCCGCTGGCGGGTTGCTCAAAGACGAGAGTCCACCAGCCGGCGTCCTGGGCGCCGACCGGGATGTCCTGCAGGTCCACCGGCTTGCGCGAGGTGTCGAAGCTGGCGGCCTTGCGCCCGTCGGGGGCGTAGAGCGACGCGGCGGCTGTCTCACCCGGCGCATCCGAGGCCAGCCAGAGCGGGAACTTGGCCACCCCGGCCGGCACCTCGAAGTGCAGCGGCGTGGTCTTGCCCAGCAGGTGCAGGCCCTGATCGTCCGTCCGGCTGAAGACCGCCCACGCACCGTCCTTGACGGCCATGCGGAAGCTGTGGCTGCCGCTGGCGATGATGAGCTGGTAGTACGCCGGCCCGGCGGGCAGCGTCACCGGCACTTCGGCCGACATCACGCCCTGGTCGCTCAGCGCCCCGGCATCGTCGTAGACCTGGTACTTCACCATGCCGCCGCGCGCGGTGATGGCGCTGAAGGAGACCTCGGCGGCCTGTGGGCCCTGCGGGACGATGAGGATGCGCTGGGGGCCGCGCAGCAGGAACGGGGTCAGGGGGGCGGCGGGCACAGTCGGCAGCGCCCCGGCAGGCTTCGCCGTGAGCTTCTCGCCCGCCCCGACGACCTTCGACGGCGCGCTGGACGGCGCCAGCGCCAGCGAGTTGGCGTTCGCCTTCATGAAGGCGAAGAAGTCCTTGTCAGGCAGATAGAAGCTGGACTTCTCGGCTTCAGGCAGCAGCTTGGACTGCCGCAGGTTCCACAGCAGCACCCGCATGTTGTCCCCGAGCAGCGCCAGCCGAGCCTGCGCGTCCGGGTCGGTGATCCTGGCCTCGGCGGCGCGGTAGAGGCGCTCCAGCTCCGGGAAGTTCCTGGCGTACACATCCTGCAGCCGCCCCGGCGTGAGCGTATAGCTCTCCTTGGGGTTGTCAATGAAGTACTTCTTGGTTGCCTCGTCGAGGAGCAGGTAGAACCGCTTCATCTCTGGCGCGCCCTCGGCGTAGCACTTGCTGATGTAGTCGTCGAACAGGCCACGGACATTGGCGCCCGCGAAGTCCTCGCCCGGGTGCCAGGCCAGCCGCGCCAGCAGGTAGTTCATCGGCCCGGCGTAGCCCCAGGCCGGGTTGCCGTAGACGTAGACGCCCTTGAAGCCGTACTGCTTCAGGCGCGGGTACAGGAACTCCAGAATCTCCAGCCCCGGCGGGTTCATGGCTCCCAACTCATTGTGCACGCAGTTGGGCAGGTCGTAGTACGCGATGTTGCTGGTGACCTTCATCCACTGCGGGGCCAGGTCGTCCCAGCGCTTTTGCATGTCGGGCCGGTACAGCGTGAAGCCATAGTCGAAGCTCGGCGCCCAGACGAGGAACACGTTCGGCGCGAGCTTGAAGGGCTTGCTCGGGGGATAGACGTACTGGGCGTAGATGTAGCCGGCCAGCAGCTTCTGCGGGTGCTTCCGGGCGACGATCTGCGCCACGCCGTTGTAGAACTGGATGATGGCGGGCGTCACGGACAGCTCGCCATTGGGGTCGGTCTCATAGAGCGCCTTGCAGCTTGCGCACTGGCACCACCCGGCGCTGTCGGAGGGCGAGAGCGAGAAGCACGTGGCCTGCGGGTTGGCGTCGAAGTACGCGATGGCGGCGTCGGCGAAGGCCTGGATGAGGCCGGGGTTGGTGACGCACAGCTTGTAGCGGCCCGTCGGGGGGATGCGCGCGCCGTTGGCCTCGGCGAACCAGTCCGGGTGCTGGGCGAACGCCTCGGGCTTGATGGCGGTCCAGTTGTGCGAGTGGTACAGCGACAGGCTCCAACCCAGCCGCTGGCGCGCCCACCACTGCTTGCTGGCCTCGGTGCGCTCCTGGGTGTACGGGACGCGGCGGTTGAGGAAGAACGGGCGGCCCTGCAGGTCCTGGTCGGGGATGGTGACAGAGGCCATCTTGGGCACATAGTCGCCGTGCGGGCCAGGCATGAGCCACTGCACACCCAGGAACTTCTCGAGGAACATGTAGGTGGCGTTGCGAGTGCCGGTGCTGGTTCCGCCCTGCGCCGTCTGCTCGCCGTCGGCGGTGTCAGGGCCGAGGAGATAGAGGTTCCGTCCCCGGACAGCCACGCGCCAGCCCTCGACAGCCAGGCCCTCGGTCGTGACCTTGGCTGCGGTCGCGGCCGCATTGGGTCCAATGCAGACCATGGGCTCCTGGGGCTCGTTGACGATCGGGAGCTTCGCACCGCTGACCTTCTCCAGATACGTCTGCAGTTCCGTGGCGGCGGTCTGCACCGACGACGGCGCCTGGGCTTCCACGTAGATCGCGTAGTCAGACCTCCCCGCCGTGACGAGCGGCACGGGGGCCGCCCAGACGGTGGACACGAACAGGACTGCGGCGACGGCAAGCAGGGCTGATCTCACGGATGGGTTCTCCAATCTGAACTGAGACAGAACGAGGGCAGGAGAGAGGTAGTGGCGCGATTCATCGCGCCCATGGCGCTGGCGCGATGAATCGCGCCACTACCTGTCCCGCCCTCATGGCGGCGACTGTGGTCTACTGCTGTTGCTGCGGGGGCGCCTGCTGCTGCGGCTGCTCCTGGGCGGGCGGCTGCAGCGGGATGGCCTCCATGGTGCGCTCGGCGGGCGGGGGGTCGGGCACGAGGCCGAGCTGCCGCTGGTACTCCTGGTACAAGTTCTCGGCCTCGGAGTTCTGCACAGCCGTCTCGACCTTGGCCATCTGGGCGTCGGCGGTCTCGTTGGCGACTGTGGTGCGCGCCTTGGCCTCGGCCATCTTCTCGTCAATGCGCTGGGTCATGCGCTCGAGCGTATCGCTCTGGTCGCCGATGCCGAAGCTGGTCATCAGCGAGGCCATCTGCTTCTCCATCTCGGCGCGCCGGGCCCGGCCAATCTGCCGCAGGGCCTCGTTCATCTGCGCCTTGATGCGC
This window harbors:
- a CDS encoding DUF4838 domain-containing protein, which translates into the protein MRSALLAVAAVLFVSTVWAAPVPLVTAGRSDYAIYVEAQAPSSVQTAATELQTYLEKVSGAKLPIVNEPQEPMVCIGPNAAATAAKVTTEGLAVEGWRVAVRGRNLYLLGPDTADGEQTAQGGTSTGTRNATYMFLEKFLGVQWLMPGPHGDYVPKMASVTIPDQDLQGRPFFLNRRVPYTQERTEASKQWWARQRLGWSLSLYHSHNWTAIKPEAFAQHPDWFAEANGARIPPTGRYKLCVTNPGLIQAFADAAIAYFDANPQATCFSLSPSDSAGWCQCASCKALYETDPNGELSVTPAIIQFYNGVAQIVARKHPQKLLAGYIYAQYVYPPSKPFKLAPNVFLVWAPSFDYGFTLYRPDMQKRWDDLAPQWMKVTSNIAYYDLPNCVHNELGAMNPPGLEILEFLYPRLKQYGFKGVYVYGNPAWGYAGPMNYLLARLAWHPGEDFAGANVRGLFDDYISKCYAEGAPEMKRFYLLLDEATKKYFIDNPKESYTLTPGRLQDVYARNFPELERLYRAAEARITDPDAQARLALLGDNMRVLLWNLRQSKLLPEAEKSSFYLPDKDFFAFMKANANSLALAPSSAPSKVVGAGEKLTAKPAGALPTVPAAPLTPFLLRGPQRILIVPQGPQAAEVSFSAITARGGMVKYQVYDDAGALSDQGVMSAEVPVTLPAGPAYYQLIIASGSHSFRMAVKDGAWAVFSRTDDQGLHLLGKTTPLHFEVPAGVAKFPLWLASDAPGETAAASLYAPDGRKAASFDTSRKPVDLQDIPVGAQDAGWWTLVFEQPASGIVDDVWVKLGDPLSGFCSLDPAAALSVQKTK
- a CDS encoding PspA/IM30 family protein; this translates as MFRRLRMIFRSLFGWILRGAENPELILRQHMDDLRDQIPKLNQQAAEIIKVEKMLEEQVNRQRAQVAALQPKVEQAVKMGPEAKEAALSLIQALETAKKELAETEAQWQAAKENSQRTLEMRRAYEQRIKAQMNEALRQIGRARRAEMEKQMASLMTSFGIGDQSDTLERMTQRIDEKMAEAKARTTVANETADAQMAKVETAVQNSEAENLYQEYQRQLGLVPDPPPAERTMEAIPLQPPAQEQPQQQAPPQQQQ